GAAATCAGCATTACTTCATTCATAAACTCTTCTATACCTTGTCCAGACATTTTTGAAAGCCTCTTAACTGCAATCTCTTGTCCATCTTCCCATGTTCCCTACAGTTAGTGACATACTTCGTAAATTTTTAGCTTCATCATGTTATTATAGTGATTATACCAACTTTACCCTTACCCGAGTCTCTTGATAATTATATGGCCTTAACTTTTCTGTTTAAAACACAAAAAGGTCTCTAGCTCTCTTCATGCACCCTATTATCAATATTAtgataaattatactccctctgtcccggtcatttattgtcctattccattttgggatgttttagtcaattgttgtcatttctattttagGGTTGCATTTGAAGAGCAATTTGAtctttcacactcaatttggtctacttgtcatcttataattggcctccttccctttccttggtctttatgccaaaaccaaaggacaacaattgaccgggacgaaaGGAGTAAATAAGAGTAATTTAATGATCTATAATTATTTATTTCATCATGATAtactatttgaaaaaaaaaaaaatacaaactaGGCTTCCTTCCTTATGAGCCAAGAATATCAAGTGGGTGTCCACAACCATAACAAGTTATCTTACaacgaagtttttttttttttccacgcAAGATTCTTAGAAAACAACcgccaaaaaaagaaaaaaaacagccGCAAGTTCCTACCCTCAATCTTTCCATCATAAGAAACTATCAGCCGCGTTCAATAAAAATATCTTCCATTACCTTATACACAGGACCGAAGCCTCCTTGCCCAAGCTTGTTGATTTCGGAAAAGTTGTCCGTTGCGTCAACCACTTTTGTGAAATCAAACAATCGCAAATCTTGAAAATCATTGCTAGTACCTGTCTCACCAAGTATGTTTTGCCAATACGCCTCTTTCGATGTTGCTATAGCTCTCTTTCCTGCGTTATCGATACAGTGAGTAAATATGGAGTGCTAGAGGTGATCAGTTAAAGGACTAACCCGTCATCAAAATATATTTTTCGATACTCTTGTGTAAGTCCACTAAATCAGAGGGCCTAGCGCCTAGTGCGTCGTCCCTTACATAATCCACTCTAGGCGTAACACATTTTCTAGAGAGAGCAACTATAGGTGAGAATGAATAATATTACCATGTCTGCGACGCATCCACTTCCACAGGTAGAACATTGAAACAATAGATACCAATGCACTCAAAACCACCGTCACTGCTATAATTATCTTCCGTTTGCCACTTTCATCTGCACATTGGGGAGAAAAGTAAATAGAAATCTTACAGAAACTAGTAAGCGGTAGATCGGTGACAGTAACAAATCAAGTCTAAAGATTATGTAATTTGGTCTTGTTTATaattttttgtgggaagggaggcCACATTTAGATCTCTCAAGTCTCAAATGAGTTATTTGCGTCACTAGCTGGTCAAATCAGATTAAACTGGGTTATTTCGGTATATGACGCACTTTAGGCCAATCAGCTCAGGCCTGGTCATTTTGTGATCGCGCATGTTTTGAGTGTGACACTATCGGTCATTTCTTATACAGGCTGAACCTATCTTGAGTCTAGACATATCGCTTCGGGTGATTACAGGTCGGTTTTTGGTATACATTATTATCATATTGACTAGTCATTTTAGGTCTCAAGTTTGTAACCTTTGGTTAATTTAAGTCATTTTGAATGAAATTAATACCCAGTCCAACAAAATAGGTTATACGGCTTAGATTTTGATCTATTCAAATTCTATGCCATACTTTGGTTTTTGTATTTTACCTCCAGTTACGCCTCAGGCTGAGTTAGTCGGGTGTATCATTCTTGTTAGCTTATGTTAAtctaatttttaaaacttttgaCAAAATTCTCATTAATTTGCTGACCTGGTAGTTCGGAATGAGCCAAACGGATGAAAAAATCAGCACCGTCAGTGCTGAATTGTTGTAGATCAAGTAAGTCTGCAGTCCATAACATGCATCCAATGCCAGAAAAATATGAATAAGCTAGACATGAACAATTTCCCGTACAATCTCTCTGACAATCATCTTTAGGTGCAGAAGTCCAATGAGAATAATCTGGTACTTTGACATCCTTCATTTGCAAAAACTTGTCTTCTTTGTTCCCTGGAACCCGGCATTGCAGCTCTGTTCTCCGAACACACCCATTAGTCCAGTTTCCTTTCCTCCATTCGTCAATGTTTTCCGGGGTAAACCCTTTTAAACATTCACAAATGGGTTCTTTCAGAGGATTACAAACTGCAAATTTGCCACATTTCCTATAAACATCACACTCAGAGAATAACGACTTCCAGCCAATTTCCCAGCTATTGCTACTGTTATCCCATAGTTTTTGTCCCAAAAGGCCATCATAAGTAACCTCATACCAAATATAATTAGCTTGATTTGCCAACTCATAAGATAGATCCACCGTGTTGTCGTGGTTATCTACACTAAATCCAGACTCAGCCTCTGACCTTAAGTAAGGCACTCCAAGAAACAAATACCCGTTCCAAGGTCCTGAACGCCAGTAGATTTTATCACCATCCACAATGAAGAATTCAGGTTGATCTCGAGGAAGACTAACAAAGCGAAATCGACCACTGGATGGATCAGTACTACTTTTCCATGATTGAACTTTTGTTTTGGTGTCATACAAACTTTTATTGAAGGTCAGCTTTATCCCAGGCAAGAATGAATCTGTAGGATGATCAAAGCTCTGCCAAATGATAGAATCACTACCATTTAGAAGCAAAATAAGATTGCCTGTATCAAGAAGCTGAACTACTGAACTGTTTCCCCTAAAGGATACATTTGACGACCAATAaatcttattttgttcatcaatTAGTTTAAGATTCCCGTCATCCGAAAATTTGAGCATAGAAGAAGAGTCTTTTACTGGATTATCTCTATTGGCTACCCATACAACCTCCAAAGGACTAGAGGAATTTTTTTCATTATTGAACCATATGCCAAGAAATCGATTTGTCGAATTAGTTGGACTGAAGAACCCAAGCTTGAAAGAATCTTTGCTAGAGATTAATGTTTCTGGGTCTTTTAGAGTTTGAGGGGTGGTAATAGAATCGGGTGCAACCGAGAAGTTGAACCAAGATATTAACAAAAATGTGTAAATAGCAGCTTTGAGATGCATTGGAAAATTGGGAATACCAATTTGAGTCTAATGATACCATGAACATATTGTGATCATATTTAACATTCAAATCTATACTAAGTCAATATTGTTGATTTATATCCACTTGTTATTTAAGAATCCATGGTTAGTTGAAACTTCCCTTGGTACTTTGAAGAACATTGAATACGTCAAACAAGTGATTTGTGTTCTCGTAAGGATCAAGTTCTTCTCTCATAAAAGTATTGCAAATGTGATCAAGTGACGTCGTGTTCTATAACAAATTGATATCATACGAGAGCTTAGGTTGATGAAATCATCAATGTTTCAAGCG
This sequence is a window from Silene latifolia isolate original U9 population chromosome 8, ASM4854445v1, whole genome shotgun sequence. Protein-coding genes within it:
- the LOC141596016 gene encoding G-type lectin S-receptor-like serine/threonine-protein kinase At1g11300; translation: MHLKAAIYTFLLISWFNFSVAPDSITTPQTLKDPETLISSKDSFKLGFFSPTNSTNRFLGIWFNNEKNSSSPLEVVWVANRDNPVKDSSSMLKFSDDGNLKLIDEQNKIYWSSNVSFRGNSSVVQLLDTGNLILLLNGSDSIIWQSFDHPTDSFLPGIKLTFNKSLYDTKTKVQSWKSSTDPSSGRFRFVSLPRDQPEFFIVDGDKIYWRSGPWNGYLFLGVPYLRSEAESGFSVDNHDNTVDLSYELANQANYIWYEVTYDGLLGQKLWDNSSNSWEIGWKSLFSECDVYRKCGKFAVCNPLKEPICECLKGFTPENIDEWRKGNWTNGCVRRTELQCRVPGNKEDKFLQMKDVKVPDYSHWTSAPKDDCQRDCTGNCSCLAYSYFSGIGCMLWTADLLDLQQFSTDGADFFIRLAHSELPGHGKRKIIIAVTVVLSALVSIVSMFYLWKWMRRRHAIATSKEAYWQNILGETGTSNDFQDLRLFDFTKVVDATDNFSEINKLGQGGFGPVYKGTWEDGQEIAVKRLSKMSGQGIEEFMNEVMLISKLQHKNLVRLLGCCVEGEEKLLVYELLPNKSLDALLFDSEQQKLLDWPKRFNIIKGICRGLLYLHRDSRLRIIHRDLKASNILLDEELNPKISDFGMARIFGSKQDEANTLRVVGTYGYMSPEYAMEGTFSEKSDVYSLGVLLLEIVSGRRNYKFMEHESSNLLTYAWKLWNENDMFSLIIPEIVNQSFEGQIFKCIQVGLLCVQEFPEDRPDVSTLIFMLDVDDVKTLPIPKRPGFTRNKDSSSAEILQNALDNCSVNSVSMTAISGR